A stretch of the Clostridia bacterium genome encodes the following:
- the nth gene encoding endonuclease III — MDTEKFIRDLEQMHPNAECELNFTSPFELLVAVILSAQCTDKRVNLVTKELFKIANTPQAIADLDLETLENAIKSCGFYHDKARNIKGAASAIVKEYGGKIPETQSELMKLPGVGRKTANVVCAVAFGGNAFAVDTHVFRLSHRLGLSSGKDPLQVEKDLCRIFPEKSWSHVHHLLIHHGRYVCKAKSPSCENCLLSDRCLHRAKTPPSIG; from the coding sequence ATGGATACGGAGAAATTTATACGCGATCTCGAACAGATGCATCCGAACGCCGAATGCGAATTGAACTTTACTTCGCCGTTCGAGCTTCTCGTCGCCGTCATTTTGTCCGCGCAATGCACGGATAAACGCGTAAATCTCGTAACGAAAGAGCTTTTCAAGATCGCGAATACGCCGCAGGCGATCGCCGACCTTGATCTCGAAACGCTCGAAAACGCGATCAAAAGCTGCGGTTTTTATCACGATAAAGCGAGAAACATCAAGGGAGCGGCAAGCGCGATCGTCAAGGAGTACGGCGGGAAGATCCCCGAAACGCAAAGCGAGCTTATGAAGCTTCCGGGCGTAGGGAGAAAGACAGCGAACGTCGTCTGCGCCGTCGCGTTCGGCGGGAACGCTTTCGCCGTGGATACGCACGTCTTTCGCCTGAGCCATCGCCTCGGTTTGTCGAGCGGAAAAGATCCTTTGCAAGTCGAAAAGGATTTATGCCGGATTTTTCCCGAAAAGTCGTGGTCGCACGTCCATCACCTTTTGATCCATCACGGAAGATACGTTTGCAAAGCGAAATCGCCGTCTTGCGAAAACTGCCTGTTGAGCGATCGTTGCTTGCATCGGGCGAAGACCCCGCCGTCGATCGGTTGA
- a CDS encoding DUF3343 domain-containing protein has translation MKYKIAVFKSRKEAIEFGGKMERQGVLVRAVNTPSRISSACGLSVKFKASALGVAERVLSAGDYFSFKGFYDE, from the coding sequence ATGAAATATAAAATTGCGGTTTTCAAGTCCAGAAAAGAGGCGATCGAGTTCGGAGGAAAGATGGAAAGACAGGGCGTTTTGGTTCGCGCGGTAAACACGCCTTCGCGCATTTCCTCCGCGTGCGGCTTGTCCGTCAAATTCAAAGCGTCCGCGCTCGGAGTCGCGGAGCGGGTCTTATCTGCCGGAGATTATTTTTCCTTCAAAGGGTTTTACGACGAATGA